AAGGTGCTACATGTAGCATTTTTAAATAAGCatgcaaagtgagaaaatgcaTTTGATGACTGGAATCCTCTATCTCTGAGTCTTACATAAAATCAGACCCATTTCCCATAAACCCCTCCTGTTTCCTAACCCACGTCGTCTATTTAgtttcagttttgctttattgctGAAAATGTTGAGACTTGCACATGTTTGTTTCCATCATGCCTCTATTTCTGTTACCAACGCAGCACGAACAATGGAGTGCCAACCCCAGTCAATATTCTTTGCACTGTAGAACAGTCAAGCAGACCAAAATCTGGTCAACTTActaaatacatattaaaatcAGTGTTAAGGCTGGTTAAGTTGGCTCCTGCATTGTTAAAATGAATGCCCTGCCGATTTAATGATGTTTAAATACAACACATAATGCTTTAGTTgtcattttcagatgtttgaggCAAAATCTGCATCATTTCACATTCGATTATGCTTCCTTTTTGTTCCAGGGTCATACTCCTTATCAATCAGGGACTTGGACCACAACACTGGTGAGGGAGTCAAGCACTACAGAATCCGCAACATGGACAATGGTGGCTTCTACATCACAGCCAAGATATCCTTTAACTCGCTGAAGGAGCTTGTCCAGCATCACTCACGTGGGTTTTGAAGGAATTACTCAAGGTTACTGATCACTATGGGGGCCTTCACCTGAATCATTTTCaacctgtctcctctctctctgtctgtcaacCAGGCGAGTCAGATGGGTTATGCACAAAGCTGATGAAGCCGTGTCAGTCGAGGGCACCACAGAAGCCCTGGTGGCAGGATGAGTGGGAGATTCCCCGTGAGTCCCTGAAGCTGGAGCGCAGGCTTGGAGCAGGACAGTTTGGAGAAGTCTGGATGGGTGAGTGACCGAGAAGATGAAAAGTAAAAGACTGAGTGGAGGAAGTGTTGGTTGTGGGTATTCATAAAGGAATGTGGGGATATAATTGATTTCTTAACTGAAATTCAGTTGCTGAAGTGTAGATTTTCCATTTTGTACGTAGGAGTTTGGATCATTTTGCACAGACACATCACATGCATGAAGCCCAGTTGCTCAGTCAAGTTGTGGGTTTGACTGTGTCTGCTAGAAAGCCTTTCAGCAGGGTTTTTCTGCAGTGTATGCAGAACCATTTCCTCAACACAGACCTTAATTGTAGGCTTGTATACGAGCTGGTAAACTGGAGAATGACGTGAGTTATTATCCCTGTTATGCAACATCACTCAAACTGCATGAATCTACCTTTCCGCTGAGTTCACGGATTGCAAGAATTGCCTCTGTACAATACTTCATGAATGCCTATTGTCATAGTGGAGTATTAAGTTAAACAAGAGGGCAGCATGTTTTGATCACAAGGGTAGCAGTTGAAATAATCTGTGCCACAACCCCCTTACTATTTTCCATCCACATTTGCCAGCACTATTCAACATCCCAAACAAACCACTGTAAGAGAGCTAAACATTGCCAGCCATGGAACTAGTCCTCATTTCACAGCCACTCTCTATTTACAGTATCTTCTTGCGTGTAGTCTGGGCGCTGTACTTGTTTCTTTATCCTCATCCAAACACTGGGCATATTTGAATGATGGGAGTGACAGTCATTTGAAAAGTTTATTCTTGTGAGTTAACATGAAAATACTTGATAACCATCTTTTATAGCTGGGATGTTTCCATTGTAGATAAAAGAGATGGAGGCATGCTTTGAATGGTGGCTGTAATTTGTTCCCAGTGTTGCTGAGCTTTATGCGTGGTGTGAGATACTCAGCGTGTTAGATGACTAAAGATAAAACTGGTTGGCTGAGGGTTTGGTTGACAAGATATACAGGAGTGTTTGTGTACCGCAGCTGGAATCAGATCCTGTTTGCATGAAAGTCACATGGAACTGAAGTCAGTTTAGCACATATCTTATCACAACCCATGACATAACAATTGCATTTATGATACTTACAACGTGAGATGAAAGCTTTCCTGGTTTACTTGCACATTAATTGCAGCATATTAATTCATGTGTTCAGTCAGTGttagcagcatggctctgtggAGGGAAATGACGGTCAGCCCACCGCTTTGGTCTAGGCAGAAATATCTCAGCAAATAATAGATGGATTGCAATGAAAGTTTGTACAGACATTAACAGAAGATGAACCCTGTTGACCTTCTACTGCAGCACCAACACATGGTTgatattttttggttttgagtTAAATAGTTCAACAGCTGTTATGTGGATTGTGATTAAAACTGGTACTTACGTTCATGGTCTCTAAAGGATCACTCCCAATGACTTTGGGTGacaccagcaggtcaaaattGTCatttatccagtgaaatatctcaacagccaCTTGATGCAATCACACAAACTTTGGTGCAAATGTTTACAGTTACCAGATGatgtgatcccctgacttttcgTCCTCGTCATCATGAGGTTGACGTTTatagttttgagtgaaatgactGAGCAACTCCAACCTGATTTCCCCTCAAGATGGATTGTAATAATTTTTGTGATCCCTAAACTTTTCCTTTATCAACATCATCAGGTGGAAATTCCAATCAGCCAAATACTTGGGGttatgactaaatacctgcaaaattaatgacattcccatgtactttgtgtttagtgttacTTAGCAAATCTTTGCAtgctaaaacatgcaactaCCCTGCAATATGGAAAGAACTGTACCTGCTTAACGTTAGCATGTTGGGAGCAAGTTAGGAAAGCagttttagcatttagcctcaCAgtactgctagcatggctgtataCGCTTAGCCTTGTTTTAATCAGTACCTTTCAGAAACTCAATGATGTCTACATGTATATTTTCAGGTGTCTACAATAATGACAGGAAGGTGGCAATTAAGAACCTGAAGATGGGCACAATGTCGGTGGAAGCCTTCCTGGCAGAGGCCAACATGATGAAGAACTTGCAGCATGCACGCCTTGTCCGCCTGTTTGCTGTTGTTACCCAGGAGCCAATCTATATTGTCACGGAGTACATGGAAAATGGTGGGTAGAAATACTCTATGTGTCACAGTCTGGCATTTTACTAATAACACTAACCATTAATAAGGGATTCCAGATATCACGGAAGGCatcaaaagaaaaggaaaacccTGATCCAGGgtgtttctgtgaaatgaaTGCTCATTGACAATCAATTAAAAAGAAGTCCTTCTGTGATCATACCAGCTCCTTTCAGTTCAGCTTAGTCACCTCAAATATGTCTAAGCCTGTCTGAAATGATCATTCCCTTGATCTCTTGATTAATCCACTGAACACCAAAGATGGTGTCATCAGGAGCTCTGTGCCTGGAGTATAGACAAAGAAAGTGTTCTATAGTCAGGATCAAACATGTCGATCTGTTATCGGTGTCTGGGTGCCAGAGCACAGGCTTCAACAAAAGACTGGGCCGCCCCATGAGTTTCACTCTCTTCATGAGTCATAGTGTTTTCAGACGAGTGCTCTGCTCCACTGACTCTGTTGAATTAGCTTTTTGATCAACCACAGCTGCCGTCTTATTTGTGTTTGATTAAACCATATGATATGAGAAGCACAGTGCAGGGATCACCTGTGACTGTAAGCCAGTGTAGCTGTGCGAACAAACCTAAATAAAGGAGCTTAAGTCATCAGACTTGCCTCCCAAagcatgctgctctgctgaagtgGCCCACCTTCTGATAGGCTATTTTCAGCTTCTCCTCATGACCCTCCTGTATTCGCTGCTCTGTGCTAAAATGTTTCAAAGCAAACGTGAACTTTCGCTTCTTTTCATGGGTCCTTCCAGACGGGTCACTGGTGTTTACTCACCGAGGGGAAGTCTCTCCTGACCGGTCCAAGACGAGGGGTTAAAATAGGAGAGGGTGATTCACCGGGTTATTGTTCAGCCCTGATGAGGCCTGGCTTCTTTCCAGAGTCTGTGCTCGGCACATGCATCCACagacactcacatacacatgtgcacaaatattGGAACACTACGAGGTTGTGGTAGTAAACAACTTCAGCAATGCCAGTTTGTTCAGCGTACCTTCTTACGTAACAAAATACATGTGGATTTACTGCGAATCATAAACACAAGTAATAAAATATTTCCATATCGCAAACTCCATGTCGAGTAACAGTTTACAATGCCCAAATGCAGCAGTCATATGGAAGTGATCCAGCATCTGTCCCActttaacctcagaagtccTTGTAATTCTTTTTCACTGGGAGGAACAATAACAAAATGCATAGAGAGATGttgtcacaaacacagcagctgcctTACAGCTGAATTGAATGGAGTGCCTTTGTATAGTCTTGTATGTGTGGCCTGTAAACCACCAGCAGTGGCTTTACATGAGGCTGCCTCTTTGTCTGGGATCCACGTGTGGACAGGACACAATTGTCGCCTCTGTTGTCAAGAGAAAGGATGGCTCGGAGTTCCCATCTTTTCAAtctgtcccttttttttcttattatcgAAGACAGCaaagatggaaaataacagGCGTGTCATCCCAGATTCCCTTTGTGACCTTGACAAAGAGCGTTCCTCTGGCTCTCGGACTTCAAAAGCAGTCTTCCGGACTTAAGCAGAGGAGCAAAGGCCTCCTCTTTCCTGGCACAGTCATTCCTCTTAAACTATTTCCTTTGGTTTGACTTGGTTGGCTGGCGTGCAGAGGTATTGTTTTGTGCTAATCAAACTCAACAGAGTCCGCTGTCAGAGACTATGCATCAACCTGACTGATGTTGCGTGTACTTCCTCACAGTGTTATGTTCTCTGATTTGAACTGCTATTCTGGTCCAGCTCTGTCTATTTATGTCTGTGGGGAATCGTGGTGTTTTTACCATGGAAAAAATCATTAGTCTTCTGGACAAAGCATGACTTTTGCTttccaatgaaaacaaaagtcatCTTCTGTGCATAGCACCTTAAAATACAGCACAATACAcaagtgtatgcatgtgtagTATTCATGATGTACTGGTGGTAGTAACCTAGTTTAcccattttttcatttgcagaaaTAGGTTGCTGGAGTCCACCTGTTGAGCTTGATATGACTTGTGAAATAAGTTCATATTGTTCAGATCAGTTAGCAGCAGCGGGTCAATAAAAACATGACTGagtgcttttctttttacaggCAGCCTAGTGGATTACTTAAAAACAACGGAGGGAAGCAGCTTGCCCATGAACACTCTGATAGACATGGCGTCTCAGGCAAgacacttcttttcttttcttttctacaaTCAATGCCTCTGTGTCTATACTGCTTTCACTCCATCAACCAGATCCCCTTTCTTTCACTCCCTTTTCTCTCAACATGATCCCCATAGACAGCAAACTGGCTACTGTTATAATGAGGCTCACATTCAACACTAATCTTGTAATAACAGAggtggatgggtgtgtgtgcaggcgtcACACTGCATCTTCTATGTGTTCACGAGGTGCAGACTCagctaaaataataaaatcaggGCTAGGTGACAAAACCTGAAACTGATGATAGTGATTTTCCACTTAATGTCTCTGaatttgtcttcctgtctttcgTTAACCTACGGTAAGATGCTCTGCGACAGCCCTGCCAACGTGATAACCATGACGCACAGTCCATGTTGTGAATATCCATTTTAAATGGCTTATCTGGTCGGTTAAGCCAGTtgtttgaacatgttttttatatatatactgcAAGTCAAAACAATAGTTTAGAATTTTGGAAAGTACACTTTCTTCTCAAGAGTTAGATTAGAAGACTGATATCACTGTCATAATGATATGAGGCTACAGTAAAGAGGaaacaggctagctgtttctccctgttcCCAATCTTCATGCAAAGCTAACCGGCTAATGGGTCCAGTTTTGATCTTAGTGTACAGGCAGACCTGTATCTATCTTCTTATGACTATCAGCAACAAAGTGAGTaagagtatttcccaaaatgtcagcctCTAATCATGCCCACATTTACCTCTTGAAATGTTACATGTCAGTGTGGGAACTTTCTGACTTAGGCCTTAGGTGTGGGAATGGAAAATTCAACCACAGGAAGACAGACTGAAGTTTAACAAGAGGCAAGGTTCTTCATCCGGAGTAGGCAGATTCTCCGACGCCTTAGGGCTCAGTGCAGAGGTGAAGTTTATGCAGAGCTTTGTGGTGAACATATTTTACAGAAATATACAGTTGTCATGCACCGACAGCATTTGTGGTAGAAGTGCTAAGCAGGtaactcatcatcatcatgcagtCTCAGAACCCATCGGCTATTTTCTGATTACGATTTAGCATCTGGGGGCAACAGCCAATGTTTCGTGGCTTCCGGTATAACCAGCAAATATCCAGATAACAGATATCCAGGCCAAGATTTACAGTCCAATAAGCAACAAGTGTAAAGGGGACAACAACTCAACATTTCATCTAATCCCAAAAAAACAGATATCTTTATTAATGCAGatacatttaaaataataataataataatgataaagaaaaagcaaaatcaTCATGAGACATTTGCTGGTGGGTTCCGATGTATTCCGGCCAATACTTTCCActtcttttgctctccacacacactgtttgcctACATCCAATCAAACACCTTAAGACAGTGTCCAGATCTTTATGTGTCAAGctttatgtgtatgtgcatgtatattATCAGAAGAACTTGAGATTTTACTCAAAGGAGAGTGAAGCCGAGACCTAGTTTAATGAATGCAAAACAGTGGTTCAAAGTGTTACATTGATTCATACCACAATCAAATGAAAGGGATGAGGAGTAAAGAGGTGTTACATTCCCTGAGTGGGAAGTCATGACAACAGTAGAAGTTCACGAAACACACATCCCACAAAATACGTATATCTCACATTTCTGACAAGACCCCAGGGCCAGTCAGACCTATGTGACAGATTCTTATGTCTGAAATGTGCACaactgacacagaaaaacatagaCAGTTACATatgtgaacacagacacaaatgacaCTGATGATTATTGATTGTGGGTGGTGAGTTCTGTAGAAATCATCATCTTAAATGCCTCGTGCATTAGGTGTTGTATCAGTTCCTCTCTGAAGTCTGCCTACGAGGAAATGACTCATGTAGTATTTCATTGAATCATAAACACGGCCACTAGAATAATCAGCCAGTCTGTCAGCGAGGTAAAGGCAGGGCTGTAGCTGTAAGTATCAGGAAATAGAGCAAGCACAGCTGTGCACCTGGGTGGAGCATGTGGGTGGAGTACAAAGGTAAAGGGTATAGCAAATTGACCTGGGGAAGTGGTAAACTCCCAGGTTTGGGAAActttctgttcatctgtccaacacaaacacatattacACAATACTAAATCACACACAGGTCCCTCACTGTCATCCCTTTCATGCTTGACCAAACGGACACAGGGTTTGTCTAATAATGTGCTGTCCCCTGCAGGTGGCTGATGGCATGGCCTTTATTGAGGAGAAAAATTACATTCATCGAGACCTGAGAGCAGCCAACATTCTGGTGTCTCATGAACTCATCTGTAAGATTGCCGACTTTGGGCTGGCAAGACTGATCGAGGACAACGAGTACACAGCAAGAGAAGGTAACGAGGCCTTGCAGAGATCACGCACATCACATCTTCTTTTGAGCCCATGGCAGCTTTTCCCAGGCTAAATAATGTCTCTCATAGATtattatttgtttcatttcaatgttCTTTTCTTCTGGATTTGGCAATGGAGGATTTCAAATGGAATCATAAAGAGTGAAGCTTGATGAAAATCTGTGCAGTAGCTCCACCAAGTGTTCATGCTTTTTTGTCTGCCTCCTGTGTTCAAAGGTGCAAAGTTCCCCATCAAATGGACTGCTCCAGAGGCTATTAACTATGGCACCTTTTCTATAAAATCGGATGTGTGGTCATTCGGGATCCTGCTGACAGAAATAGTGACATATGGACGCATACCCTACCCTGGTAAATACTCATTCACTTAACTCTGCTAGTTCATTTTTTGAGAACATCATATCCATTGATCCTACCTTTGTCCTTCTGTTCAGGTATGTCCAACCCAGAGGTAATCCAGAACCTGGAGCGGAACTACAGAATGCCGAAGCCAGAAAACTGTCCAGATGGGCTTTACAGCatcatgtgtctgtgctggCGGGAAAACCCAGAAGACAGGCCCACCTTCGAGTACCTGAGGAGTGTTCTGGAGGATTTCTTCACTGCCACAGAGAGGCAGTACCAGGAATAGCCTTGATGGGCCAAAAGACATAAAGACATACGATAGATGTACTCAAACTAAAGGCACAGCCTGTGAAGGTGGATGCTGAATTTTTATTATCACCATTATTACTAATAATATTATTTTGAAGAGTACATGCCTTCATATTGATAGAGTACACACTGAGATTTCCCAAATCAGAGTactttgtttctgcagcaatCTTATGTGTGGAACCGTGAACCAGAAACTCTTGTAACAGCTGGACCACTAAAGCGCCAACAGCAGCAAGGAGAGTGATCACTGTGCTGCTTGAATAGACTGGGGACTGATGTAGCTGAATAAGCAGCTGCTCTCCTGGTGCTCATTATTAAGATGTAAATACTGTCAAActgcttcagctgtgttttaccTCTGCagtttaataaatgttttctaattgtttttaatttacagtAAAATGGATGTTGTCTGATGTTACAGCGAATAAAGCAGAACCCATTGCACTTGACCTAAAACGAAGTACCACCAGTCAGAGAATACTGTGTCATATCATAAAGTACAAAAAgttttatttgtgcatttaaggaaatttgtcaaattaaaacacgGTTCAACTCTGTAGTTTTGATCACATGTGCTATTGGCAACATATTCTGCACCTctattgaaataaataaataaatatgacagTCATTTAAAATTGAACATATGATCAGCAGCAGTAATTTTGAAATGTAACTATAGATACAGTTACGCCAACACTGAGGTACCTGTGCTGTCCATGAGTTCtaccattttattttctttttattcaacCTTATGCTTACATTGCACCTAATTTTAGAGGCACATTTGATACCTTTCGCCATACCATATTTATTTGATGGTTGGAGTTATTTACTATAATGTGCTATATGCAAAACCTATGAACTTATTAAATATGATGCATCACCACAGATTAAACAACCAAGCAGTAATGTTACATAAACTGGGTATAACTCCCACTTCACCAGCTGCATTATTAAAATCATGCCTGTGCATTAATGGATCCACTATAATTCAAAATACCATGTATAAAGTGTACTTCTGCATTAGCCACTGGCTGCCTAATGAGACTGCTTTGAGTACATTTTGATAATACTTCTGTTCTTatgtttaaattacattttgaatgTAGGCTTTCAGCTCTTACGATGTGTTATTGCTtcttcacttttaaaaaaaagtagtgGATTTGCAGCACACACCGTCACACCACACAGGGTGAGACAGACCGTCGCTCTGTCGCCCCCTGTTGAAAACAGGGAACATTACATCCCATTGACTGGACGTGATACAAACTATCCGCCTCTTGACGCTGTTGTATGCTGCGGTGAGCGGTGAAAGCCAGCCAAAGAGCACTAAAATGGCGCTTACTTCCcaaggaacaaagaaaaaagtttgcTACTACTATGACGGTGAGTACTCGCGTGCCTGCTCTTTAGTCAAAGGACGCATTGCTGGGTGAAATCCGCCACTTTGCGCAAACAAAGGTTGCAGTTTATTTCACCTCATGCTAACCTGgcacgttagctaacgttaacctAGCTAGCTTGAGTAGCAGACGGCTCTCTTCATCTCAGTCAAACGCAGTGTCTCTGAGTTCACACAGGGTATTAATGCTAATAGTGTCTGCTCAGTTTTCCAAAATACACGGGTTGCCCTTAAAATACTATTTTAGGCGCTTATCTACCCGATATTAGTACTTTATGTAGATCAGTTACCATTACTAGCTAGAGAGCTAACAAAGGAGATGTGAGGACTTCGTTGTCACCGCAATTAACGCCAACACTAAGCTAACATTAAAATGGCTCATCTTGCTGCCTTCAAACGCCAAATAGGTCAACATTAGTCACGATGAGTAACAAAGCGGCACTCTGTACGGTGCAGCTTGGTAGTTTGCATAGTTTCATCGAAGCAACTGCATTTTCAAACTGCATTTGGAGTGAGAGGTCCGGTTGCGGGATCATAACACATATACATGACGGCATTGATGAATCTCTTCATTACCCTTTTCAATGTATGAATTTG
This window of the Chaetodon auriga isolate fChaAug3 chromosome 14, fChaAug3.hap1, whole genome shotgun sequence genome carries:
- the lck gene encoding tyrosine-protein kinase Lck, encoding MGCNCSSDYSDNEWIENLDEICEHCNCPIAPQSCNPYTDQLTPFQPSQHSPPTSPLPDNLVVAIYSYEPNHDGDLGFEKGDKLKILNKDDPEWYLAESLTTGQQGYIPHNFVAMTTVETEPWFFKNISRNEAMRLLLAPGNTLGSFLIRESETTPGSYSLSIRDLDHNTGEGVKHYRIRNMDNGGFYITAKISFNSLKELVQHHSRESDGLCTKLMKPCQSRAPQKPWWQDEWEIPRESLKLERRLGAGQFGEVWMGVYNNDRKVAIKNLKMGTMSVEAFLAEANMMKNLQHARLVRLFAVVTQEPIYIVTEYMENGSLVDYLKTTEGSSLPMNTLIDMASQVADGMAFIEEKNYIHRDLRAANILVSHELICKIADFGLARLIEDNEYTAREGAKFPIKWTAPEAINYGTFSIKSDVWSFGILLTEIVTYGRIPYPGMSNPEVIQNLERNYRMPKPENCPDGLYSIMCLCWRENPEDRPTFEYLRSVLEDFFTATERQYQE